Part of the Ornithodoros turicata isolate Travis chromosome 6, ASM3712646v1, whole genome shotgun sequence genome, CAGTGTCGGTCGGAACAGTACAATTTTGAGTGTCTTTCCTCTGGGCATCATTGGTTGCGTtatgttaaagggaccgaaaagtgaatataaacctatcgaaactttatgttcagcgaaaagcttgatccttcaaaagttcaaatatcaaagaactccgctgaaatcgctgtagtttttctgtaatcgaattttccataattgcatgtccagggacctaataggaaaccgagcagtctgtcaacaattgcatgaccccgcgccatctgtcgaggacgcatgtaatacgcgcacttccgggcgctaatccggcgaaaacgaaaatggcagtgcaTTTGTGACCACCTTCTaagtcgagaatgtcgagcctcttgaacatgagtgcgcttgaattccgcattcgagaactgtcgctcacacagaactgttgttcgtgcgttagcgtgctggaaagtgtgttcttcgcagcagaagattcctcgtccagagattaatcggagtcacattcgtcctcagcagtagctcaccgtgccgtgaacatggactgctttgtgaaatttccatgtataagggagaagcacttgtgtaagccgaaacaagcgctgttttttcgttgtgcaggtgttgatgtgtgaaatgcaaaccgacggatactacggacggatactacggtttttgctgccgagaggtagagaatgcgtgtgaaaagcagacagacgattgcatcagaactaacgaatatttcgaaacactgtgccttgacaccgaagtattgcaagtgtcttttacatacatccgagaagccgaagagcatggcaacatacacttCAGCGCCGTGTGGTCATTACGccctacttgaacggcaaactggacggaaaaccattatttctgcaggaaattccgttacaccacctgtcggccattcacaaggatatggggtgctccgagaaaatacaatagaaagtactccactggatctcgatctgcgtcatgcatgctattagggatgcttacccatcagtgcgctgacctgtagaaatgttgtcagcatattttcatttcttgtttgctgcaagttttccTCATTGCTTTTGCTTTGCTGTCACAgtatattataattactagtttgttcctggagggttaagtaacctgtgggcatagatgtatttgtaggttatactcatgtctcaattgtatatgtgaggagtaagtaagataattttcatcagtgtcattcagctgaactgttttcataaccttttaggatacttcttagtgaccacgtttcctaatgtcaactaataattgaaccaagattgggatttaacacttaattaactgttttgctaaacggagtacttgtaactgattcattatcacgtcaccaactaacatttgtaaagaaggacttgagggctgacttcaagtattattgacccttgatctgggttcaaagttaaccatgcaccattggtgtgcatagtactccaaaatggctaaataacttattgcataagttctctgttgacagccctgcaaattgaaactggctttagtgtacactacaaatgcatcgtaacatttaattgaaatacaagagcagaagcaacattttgttacaactcaaactatatctttcttttttattgtccagggatttaggaaacagagtaggacttcctgccctctgatgttttgacgtacttgatagagttgtaaaacccgcaaaaaaataaacaagagaagtataaacagtttcgtctttcccttttgaatttaacaagctagttatattttaccatttgttcacttttgtattctctgttggtgaaaagattacaggaacaataatgctgcagatcaaacaatgacctgtcatcttgatgaagatcagaacatttcttcaggcatgctaagtgagacaaaataaatgtacaatgaaggttgtacaaaaacagcaaatctccatcgactaaaactttatatatgtggatgttaccacatcgtgtagtttccatccaaaagtcggactaggcaaggttgtttggtaggttgttggcatgttgatgggCTAcaccgttacagcacatcaatatagatgaggggcaaacatagtagacagcgtgatggctgcaaactcaatgaagtttattcaacagaacaagaaaccgaaagcatgagtatagagaaaggcagtgcccatgcagtgtatggtgaaccacattaatctctgagaaggtaggatcggaagagcaataaagagaaatgacagttgcgtcctagttggggaactctgcaaatttaggaccaatatgatgtggtaaccttgcatggctcgctgcagctctgacacacattgaacaattccagtagtggggcttcaaagacaatgaacgtttgctttttcactgggcattcaagtgtagaagatgcatctctacaaaattaattagcggtccttagtcataaagtcataactacatctcaacaagaagtattcttgtacccttcaaacaagctagtagttctcatcggtttcttctcctcttgttgacgtcatactaatgttctgcacctgtccaaagactcaaaaaaatgtcacaaagtctgcaacacgtaacaaatctagtgcttccatctgtggacttggCATACCTGCtctcagctatttctgtcatgtcaacttgagtgcctggatcacacacacacgaagcagtcttgcgccacttcaacattggaaggcccctaaaattaaatttgttgatgttgacaatgttgaatACGGGACAAGtgggataacataagttaaatggaatacgtcggcGCTATATTATAAtctatacatgtgtgacgcctgtacatacctaagacgttgtgttgaactcgtcacctcggtgaagcaaaatcactgggtattgagcatcagtgtgcctcggacgtcttcgcaattcgccttttacggcatcttcgtagtcatcggcagcaaaatgagctcagcacacacgacacgactgctacatctaataatcgagtgtttcgaaccacattcgttttcgcgcactctcctgttgaatcttgtggtagaaaacgcccgccgccgatggtgaacgaaaaTGTTTTtggcatccccgaacaccaaaactacaccaggcatatgtaggtctctcgaataattgacacagcaaccacgaacatgtcattcacttctcttcgcgcgaccaacacgaccacccacgacgtaaacaataaacgcgataacacagacggccttgcagatggcgcggcggatcgtagctcgtagcggcgaagtagctgaatgctttattaacgtaaaagctatggaagtgagcgtcatttttaaaatggcgtttagctgtaagataatgtgcgtcagctttgttctctacaaaattaactctcacgtggtaagggttgaccaatccctgggagccctagacctgaaacccaagttgctctttttcgccgttcgctggcagcaccgtccatgttccggcaatcttcaaaatagttatacgtaaaaaatattccgaattgagaagtaatgctttctgtatcttatcaaacaacgatgttgtgcacgacagtgggcaaaaatatgggggttatttttcacttttcggtccctttaagagcTTAGCCGAATCCTGGCATCAGCAAGCAACACTGAAGAGCTGGACGCCGACATGCAACGAACTTTCGAACCGCATATATAACTGAAGAATTCATTGTAACGTGAGACGATCAAACTTGTTTTCTATTTTCCAAACGACTCTGGACGGCTAACAGTTAAGTAGGCGCCCCGGAGCGTGAGTGTTTCAGACTCCACTCACTTAACGCGACACAAGCGCCACTCGCGCACCCGGGAGTGCGAGACTCCGAGCCGCTCCCCGCGCACCCGTTTTGAAATGGGGgctttgaagcagacgacaagagcATAGGTGCTTGATATTTTccgtgacgtacttcctgttgagcggCGGCAGGACGACATTCGGGTTTGGGCTCGGAAGCAAagagcacactcttaaaaatgaacttcaccacatagcacgctcctagccagccatcatcccgaatgacaacgttctcgccctagatttgctgaaaacgggaggcggagccaattttgttcctattatgcacggcacagaataggctccgcctctcgttttcaacaaatcaggggcgagaacgttgtcattcagcaGCCTTGCATTCTGCTTCAACTCTATCGTCTCCAACAAAAGGCGAATGCCTCTTCTGCAAGAAACCACACAAGACTCAAACTTGTTTAAGCGAGATACCTTGGGAGAAGAAGGCCAGTATATTATCTAAAGATTATCGCTGTTTCCGATGCACGATAAAAGGTCATCGAGCGAAAGACTGCAGGGTTCGCATTGCTTGTGCAAGCTGCAATGGAAAGCATGCCACTTCTGTGTGCCGAAAGGAGTCCTTGCACAAGACAGCAACAGCAAACAACAGCACAAACCTTGCCGCACAATGCGTCAACGGGAACATCGCGGTCCGTTCGCCTATAGACGACGTTCTATTGCAGACATTTCGAGCTTGGGCTGTTGGAGAGAGAAAATGCCGCTATGTTCGAGGTGTCATCGATGGCGGGAGCGACCGGACTTTTCTGATAGAGTCCTTGGCAAGCAGTTTGCATCTACCTGTTGTCGATGAGGTAACCCTCAGCATAGCCACATTTGGCAGTGTTAGGCATGCATCGTCTAAGAGATACAAGATCGTAAGTCTTCGAATACGATCTCAGTATGACATGCGGGAATTTGAGATCAAGGCCATCGTTGTTCCTGTTATCTGCCACGATATCCGTGCCACTTCAAAGGATTTGCAATTTCTTCAAGAACTGAGAAAGGACGGAAAATATCTTGCAGATGAACGCTGCTTTCCTGGTGACACGTCACGTGACAACATAAGTTTATTACTCGGATCTGATCAGATGTGGGGAATCCTCACCGGTCAAGTCGTCAGAAGCAAAGATTGTGACAAACTTGTAGCAGTGAACACCTCCATGGGCTGGACTGTACAAGGGCCTGCCCGTGTCTCAGTACGAATGGAACTTCAAGGGAAGACCTTGGTTAGGTCGTCTTTGGTGTCATGCGTTCTCAGGGTGTGCGCCGCCACACAACACGACGCTTCGAGAGATGACGAAGTCACTTGGGAACCCACTCTACGTTCCTTTTGGGAGATTGACAACATGGGAATCAACCCAGAGCCTTCAGCTTCCTCGAAGAATCCTGTGTTGGAGAACTTCGCGGGGACTGTCCGCAAAATTGACGAGCGATATGAAGTTGCGTTACCATGGAAGCAAGATCCGGCCAACCTGCTGAAAGATAATTTCGAAGTCTCAATGACACGACTCAAGAAGCTCTTGATAAAGCTACAAAGAACAGATGGTCTTCTGTTGCGGTATGACAGCGTCATAAGAGAGTATTTCAATCTTGGACATGCCGAAGTTGTCGATGAGCGAGTAGAGACGCGAAATCCAATATATTACATGCCCCATTCAGCTGTCATTCGAGAAGATCGTGTCACCACCAAGGTTCGAGTTGTTTTCGATGCTTCATCCAATGCCCCCAGTTGTCCGTCGCTGAATGAATGTTTGGATAAAGGAGTCTGTCTAAACCCTGACATCTTGCAATTGCTACTCCGCTTTCGAAGCTACAAGATAGCTCTTACGGCGGACATCGAAAAGGCATTTCTTCAAGTTCAGATTCGTCCAGAGGATCGAGACGTATTTCGATACTTGTGGCTCGAGAAGCCACCAAGTCCAGAGGCCATTCCTGATGTTTCACACGCAGTTCAAACGCTGAGGATGACGAGGGTACCCTTTGGAGCGACTTCTAGCCATTTCTCTTGTCTGCTACCATTCAGCATCACCTTGCCGGCGTAGCTGGTGAGTACAAAGCAACTGCGATGAAACTTAAGCAGTCATTCTACGTGGACGATCTGGTCACCGGAGCAGATTCAGTAGAAGAAGCGTGGGCTTTGTATCAAGAAGCACTGCAGATCATGAAAGAAGCTGGAATGAATCTTCGCAAGTGGATGACTAATAACGAAGATCTGCAGTTGTTATTGAATGGTGGGCAGAAGCAGCACACCGAAATCACGAAAACGGGACCTCACCTGTTAAGTCAAGAGAAAATTCTAGGCGTGTCGTGGGATAGAGGTCAAGATAAGCTACAAGTTGCCCTGAAGTCCCTGTTCACTTTTCTTGTAGAAACAGCTGACACCAAGCGCTACGTTTTACAGGCTTCGTCAAGAATATTCGACCCCTTGGGGATCCTCAGTCCGTTTACCGTCCGCGTCAAAAGGCTTTTCCAGAAACTGTGGATTGATGGAGTCGAGTGGGATGCAGGACTTCCAAACGGAGTACTACAGGACTGGAAATCGTGGTGTAAGGAACTTCCTACGCTACGTCTCGTCAGTGTCAGCCGGTACGTCGGCATACGAACCACCGACAGCAGAAGACATCTTAGCCTGTATACCTTCTCAGACGCCAGCATTCACGTCTACGGCGCAGCAGTCTACGTCAAGGTAGAAGATGAACTACCCCAGTTGCTAGTAGCAAAGGTCAGAGTTGCCCCACTGAAAGAGTTGACCCTTCCAAGGCTCGAACTGATGGGAGCTCTTGTGGCGGCACGACTGGTCAGTTACGTCCGAACCGCTCTTTTTGACTGTTCTGTTGATTGCCATTTTTGGACGGATTCGTCTATTGTGCTTTGCTGGATTCAAAATGAACCTACTCGTTGGAACCAGTTTGTGGCAAACCGAGTAGCAGAAATCCGAACACTCAGCAGTCCTGAAACGTGGAGTCATTGTATCAGCAGCGATAATCCAGCGGATCTCTTGACAAGAGGCATCACAGCACAACGTTTGGTGGAAACACAACTATGGTGGAATGGTCCCCAATGGCTTAACAATGATCCTGCAGAGTGGCCACTCGACAACGGTTTAGTCCACGAAACAGATTACGAACTACGGCACAACCACATGAAGAGACAGCACGCTCTTCACGTGACAATGGGACCCGTGGAGGCTGTTCTCGACATCAACAGATACAGTTCGTTGGACCGTCTATTAGAAGTGACAGCCTATGTCCAGCGGTTTGCCAGGAATTGCTTGAACCCTCAAGACAGAAAAACTGGCCCGTTGACTCCTAATGAGCTACAGGAGGCGAGGGTTTACTGGATTCGTAGGGTTCAAGAAGATTCTTACAATGAAGGTCGTGGTCATGTGCCTCCCGCGTTGAAGGACCTTCAGTTTTTTGTGGATAACCAAGGCATCATTAGAGCCAAAGGACGCCTTCAACATCTACAAACGTCTGAACAAGTGAAGCATCCAATCATCCTGCCGGCCGATCATCATTTTACGGCTCTGGTGGTACAGAAGGCCCATACTCGAGTACTTCATGGAGGCGTTCAGAGCACTCTCGCGGAACTCCGAGAAGAATATTGGGTTCAGCGGGGTCGACAATCAGTGAAGCGAATTATCAGAAAATGTGCCATCTGCGCAAGGTTCAGAGCTCGCCGTGTCGTTGTGCCTACGGCCTCCCTTCCGAGTTTTAGGATAGAAGCGAATCAACCTTTCACAGTGGTCGGCGTCGACTTTGCTGGCCCGCTATACGGAAAGAAAAGTAATGATAAGTTCTACATAGTCCTGTTCACGTGTGCTTCTACTCGCGCCATTCATCTGGAGGTTACGTCGGCGGCAACCGCTGAAGCGTTCCTGATGAGCTTTCGCAGATTCGTTTCCAGAAGAGGACTACCGACAACCGTTTATTCCGACAATGCTCTGAGtttcaagaaggccgacaaagAACTTCGCATTCTATGGAAAGCGACAACAGACTCAGATGTCTGCGGGTACTTCACGCGTCACAAAATCACATGGAGATACATCCCCCCTGGAGCTCCCTGGTGGGGAGGATGGTGGGAGAGGTTGATCCGGACCGTGAAGAATACACTTCGAAAAGTTCTTGGGAAGGCTTGCCTACAGTTCGAAGAGCTGCGAACGTTGATGACAGAAGTAGAGTCGGTTTTAAACTCTCGTCCCATCACCTACGTAGGAAACGACCCAGACGAGTTTGATGCTCTGACACCGTCTCACTTTCTTTTGGGCAAAAGAAGTATTGCGCTACCTCCATCGGTCACCTCATCGAACAATGACTGCTCGACCACAAGAAAGGACGAGTTTACGCGTCGGTTGAGATACCGAGAAAAGGTCATGAATGATTTTTGGCAACGCTGGAAGCGAGACTATTTATTGCAACTACGATCAGCTCATCACTTTTCCTCATCCTTTACGACGAAGTTAGCGGTGGGCGATGTTGTCCTCATCGAGAGCAAGTTGCCACGGAACATGTGGAACTTAGGAAGGGTGGTGAAGACGCTCCCTGGGCAAGACGGCACTGTGCGATTATGTGTCGTCAAACACACTAACGGCAAGTTCGTCACGACTGCTGCTCAACGCCTATTTCATCTGGAAGTTTAGAACTCGTCATTCGCCGCGGGAGGATGTGGAATATTTCAATGAAGAGGAAGACGATGAACGAGAACGGCTAGCGCGCACTTTTGATTACGAGCTTTTGGGCATTCTCAGTTTTGGAACTGACCGGTAATAAACGTAGGGATTCAACGCTCTTCAGGTCTCCTATATTTAACACCCGTCATAGGGGCACTTCAGTGAAAGTAGTCAGAGATTATAAACGCGCAAACTTTGACGCGATTAACGATGGTCTTACGTATGTTTCATGATGTTTTTGTTTTGGGCTTCTATGAGCGGTCTGTTAACGATAACTGGTGCCTTTTCCGTGACACCCTCAACCGCCCTACCAAATTACATGTTCCTACATTACGTATAAGACGCCATCAAAAATCGGCCTGGTTTAATAACGAAGTCAGGGTACTGCGTAACAAGAAAAGCTTTCATGCTTTCTTCACGACCTCTTCATGAATGCGGATACCTCCTCACAAACTAACGCCATTTTTTAGATTTTCGTAAGGCGTTCGACAAGGTACCTCATCATTACCTTCTCGAAAAGCTCCGCGCGACACACATTGACCGTAAGATTTACAACTGGATCCGCGAGTTTCTCACTAACCGTTCCTCATTTGTAATGTGCAACGATTGtccttctccctcctttgctgCGACGTCTGGTCTTGGTCAGGGTTCGGTACTTGGTCCCCTTATTTTCCTAATCTTCATCAATGATCtcactaagaatatttcctcCACTATACGTCTTTTCGTCGATGACTGTGTAGTCTATAGGAAAATCTCATCACCTGCTGACCAGGTTGCGTTACAATACGACCTCTCTCTAATTCACTCCTGTTGCCGGACCTGGAACATGCCTCTTAATCTTGATAAATGTAACctcatttcttttcttcgtcGCAGTCCTAACCAAATGTTTTCATTTCCTTATTCGCTTGACAGCTACGTTTTCGTCAGGGTCGACTCTACAAATATCTCGGTATTCATCTTTCCCAGGATTTGACTTGAAACAAGCACATCGAATCAATAATTGGGAATGCTAATCGCTCCCTGAGGTACATCAGACGTCACCTTAAATCGGCCCCACAAGGTATCCGAAAATTAGCATACGTTTCACTAGTTAGATTCAAATTGGAGTATGCTTCAGCTATCTGGGATCCCCCTCAGCGCTACTTGTGCTCTGCTTTAGAGGCTGTCCAGAACAGAGCAGCTCGTTTCATTGTCAGCAACTACTCGCGAAGTTCTTCGGTAACGGCAATTAAACAGCACCTTGAGCTCCCTAGCCTGGATAGTCGCCGAACCGACGCCAGGTTGTCACTTTTTCGCAGGTTCGTCCACAGTATCCCACCTAACCTTTCCCGCTTACCCGTTCCACAGTTATATGCCTACATTTCAACCATCAGTGCAAAGTAAATCGTTTTGAATGTCGAACAGACATCTTTCCGaaaccttctttttttttttttttttttgtcgaatcACAATTAACTGGAACGACCTTCCCTCTGACCTAGGTGAGCTCGTTGACTACGAGAATTTTCGTGGCCAACTTTTCGTTTGATGTCGGAACTCTTTTTGCAATGTACTATTATGTTTTTTCTATTATATGCTTTGCTTTTCGTGCCAGCCAGCAATGTGACTGGTTCAGTGTTTTGTACTTACTGACAATTGTTTTCATCGTCTTTGTGTTACTGATATGCTTGCATCGCCCCACTCCCCCATGTAGCGCTCTTATGAGCCCTTGGGgtactttaaataaataaaaagaaaataaataagttAGATGATGCTGAAACATGCAGGCTTCAGGAAGCGTCGGTGGCAGGAGAGCTGCCAGccgaagcaaaaagagaaaacaaagtAAACCGTAACATGAGAGGAATAAAAGCACGCCTTAGGTgtttcttaaagggacagtcgcatcgaccacagatcgattccgaaaccacagtgaaatgagattccccgttcTTCACTGCcaatgactccgaaagtcccattccgatcgacggaatacttttt contains:
- the LOC135398578 gene encoding uncharacterized protein LOC135398578, with product MKLKQSFYVDDLVTGADSVEEAWALYQEALQIMKEAGMNLRKWMTNNEDLQLLLNGGQKQHTEITKTGPHLLSQEKILGVSWDRGQDKLQVALKSLFTFLVETADTKRYVLQASSRIFDPLGILSPFTVRVKRLFQKLWIDGVEWDAGLPNGVLQDWKSWCKELPTLRLVSVSRYVGIRTTDSRRHLSLYTFSDASIHVYGAAVYVKVEDELPQLLVAKVRVAPLKELTLPRLELMGALVAARLVSYVRTALFDCSVDCHFWTDSSIVLCWIQNEPTRWNQFVANRVAEIRTLSSPETWSHCISSDNPADLLTRGITAQRLVETQLWWNGPQWLNNDPAEWPLDNGLVHETDYELRHNHMKRQHALHVTMGPVEAVLDINRYSSLDRLLEVTAYVQRFARNCLNPQDRKTGPLTPNELQEARVYWIRRVQEDSYNEGRGHVPPALKDLQFFVDNQGIIRAKGRLQHLQTSEQVKHPIILPADHHFTALVVQKAHTRVLHGGVQSTLAELREEYWVQRGRQSVKRIIRKCAICARFRARRVVVPTASLPSFRIEANQPFTVVGVDFAGPLYGKKSNDKFYIVLFTCASTRAIHLEVTSAATAEAFLMSFRRFVSRRGLPTTVYSDNALSFKKADKELRILWKATTDSDVCGYFTRHKITWRYIPPGAPWWGGWWERLIRTVKNTLRKVLGKACLQFEELRTLMTEVESVLNSRPITYVGNDPDEFDALTPSHFLLGKRSIALPPSVTSSNNDCSTTRKDEFTRRLRYREKVMNDFWQRWKRDYLLQLRSAHHFSSSFTTKLAVGDVVLIESKLPRNMWNLGRVVKTLPGQDGTVRLCVVKHTNGKFVTTAAQRLFHLEV